One genomic region from Conexibacter woesei Iso977N encodes:
- a CDS encoding DUF11 domain-containing protein produces MAPVPHPARRARAWLWLVAVGLGAVTGAPVARADVLVDESFTGPTAAAPLRVGGSFTPCLTASTDTAQANVTGCAAGQPSIPAGGDPYGAGTLRLTDNGHDRSGFAIYRHVFPFTSGLRLTFTAFAYNGTRVPGYGAADGISLFLADGDVGADRPGAFGGSLGYAQKSFDFEATVPDVPGVPGGYLGVGIDEFGNFANDREARGYGCADRVDRNIHPNYITLRGPGVPGSDWMQGYCVLGRTAAPGVLDQPDATTRTAPGVGHTFRLEVDPLGRPDGTPNPSAHVRLFADMNNNGTFVQVLDAPLPPDPPPTFEFGFGSSTGNGTNIHEIRTLRVETVDALPRYTLAKTHPAPMHAGGRGSFDLQAALAPDGGVAYAPVTVSDRLPPGMTVAEPPHGSGWDCGATIVGTHTLRCTFAASLRQPQRPGARLPLLSVVVQLAPDIADHVVNRAQLDGPEVTDPPVAEDPVDPVRSVDVAVRKVADPARIAAGDPTSFVLVVTNNGPGDARNVILTDQLPPKLGVTAVRPATGSCTQAIASVRCALGPLAAGASTQITVDTRSAPGTAAGTVRNAAVVTTSDPDTDPSNDRASAPVEIVGPGDPAQPVSASDVRLVVTKRAAQRSARTGATVDYVITVHNGGGAVAHDVRIVDTMSARHVVGHIDAGGHDCSRLLGAVTCRLGDLAPGATVRVTAQVRFLRPGNAVNTVAAVPSSGPLGDRASRALVRVVGGAALSIAKTADRTQVRVGDTVRFRIAVRSLGPDPATAVRVCDRLPRALHLLSAPGGRRAGRSTCWSLPSLASGAARSFTVRVRAVAPGRARNVATARATGTATVRAARSVAIRPVPPPSGLG; encoded by the coding sequence ATGGCACCCGTGCCGCATCCCGCCCGCCGCGCGCGGGCATGGCTGTGGCTCGTCGCGGTCGGGCTCGGCGCCGTCACGGGCGCTCCGGTCGCCCGGGCCGACGTCCTCGTCGACGAGAGCTTCACGGGCCCCACCGCCGCGGCGCCCCTGCGCGTCGGCGGGAGCTTCACCCCGTGCCTGACCGCCTCGACCGACACCGCCCAGGCCAACGTCACGGGCTGCGCGGCGGGCCAGCCGTCGATCCCGGCCGGCGGCGATCCCTACGGCGCGGGGACGCTGCGGCTGACCGACAACGGCCACGACCGCTCCGGCTTCGCGATCTATCGGCATGTCTTCCCGTTCACGTCCGGCCTGCGCCTCACGTTCACCGCGTTCGCCTACAACGGCACGCGCGTGCCCGGCTACGGCGCGGCCGACGGGATCTCGCTGTTCCTCGCCGACGGCGACGTGGGCGCCGACCGCCCCGGGGCCTTCGGCGGCAGCCTCGGGTACGCGCAGAAGTCGTTCGACTTCGAGGCGACCGTCCCGGACGTCCCCGGGGTCCCGGGCGGTTACCTCGGCGTCGGGATCGACGAGTTCGGCAACTTCGCCAACGACCGCGAGGCGCGCGGCTACGGGTGCGCCGACCGCGTCGACCGCAACATCCACCCCAACTACATCACGCTGCGCGGCCCCGGCGTGCCGGGCTCGGACTGGATGCAGGGCTACTGCGTCCTCGGTCGCACCGCCGCGCCCGGCGTCCTGGATCAGCCCGACGCGACGACCCGCACGGCGCCGGGCGTCGGCCACACGTTCCGGCTCGAGGTCGACCCGCTCGGCCGGCCCGACGGGACCCCGAACCCGAGCGCGCACGTGCGGCTCTTCGCCGACATGAACAACAACGGCACGTTCGTCCAGGTCCTCGACGCGCCGCTGCCGCCGGACCCGCCGCCGACCTTCGAGTTCGGCTTCGGGTCCTCGACCGGCAACGGCACCAACATCCACGAGATCCGCACGTTGCGCGTCGAGACGGTCGACGCCCTCCCCCGCTACACGCTGGCCAAGACCCACCCCGCCCCGATGCACGCGGGCGGGCGCGGCAGCTTCGACCTGCAGGCGGCGCTCGCGCCCGACGGCGGCGTCGCCTACGCGCCCGTGACCGTCAGCGACCGCCTGCCGCCCGGGATGACCGTCGCCGAGCCACCGCACGGCAGCGGCTGGGACTGCGGCGCCACGATCGTCGGGACCCACACCCTCCGCTGCACGTTCGCCGCCTCGCTGCGGCAGCCGCAACGGCCGGGCGCCCGGCTGCCGCTGCTGTCGGTGGTCGTCCAGCTGGCCCCCGACATCGCCGACCACGTCGTCAACCGCGCGCAGCTCGACGGCCCGGAGGTCACCGACCCGCCCGTCGCCGAGGACCCCGTGGACCCGGTCCGCTCCGTCGACGTCGCGGTGCGCAAGGTCGCCGACCCGGCCCGGATCGCCGCGGGCGACCCGACGAGCTTCGTCCTCGTCGTCACCAACAACGGCCCGGGCGACGCCCGCAACGTGATCCTCACCGATCAGCTCCCGCCCAAGCTCGGCGTCACCGCGGTCCGCCCCGCCACCGGCTCGTGCACGCAGGCGATCGCGAGCGTGCGCTGCGCGCTCGGCCCGCTCGCCGCCGGCGCGAGCACCCAGATCACCGTCGACACCCGGAGCGCCCCGGGCACCGCGGCGGGGACCGTCCGCAACGCCGCGGTCGTCACCACCTCCGACCCGGACACCGACCCGTCCAACGACCGCGCGAGCGCGCCGGTCGAGATCGTCGGGCCCGGCGACCCCGCCCAGCCGGTGTCGGCCTCCGACGTCCGGCTGGTCGTCACCAAGCGGGCCGCGCAGCGCAGCGCGCGCACCGGCGCGACCGTCGACTACGTCATCACCGTCCACAACGGCGGCGGCGCGGTCGCCCACGACGTCCGGATCGTCGACACGATGTCGGCCCGCCACGTCGTCGGCCACATCGACGCGGGCGGCCACGACTGCTCACGGCTGCTCGGCGCCGTCACGTGCCGGCTCGGCGACCTCGCGCCCGGCGCGACGGTCCGGGTGACCGCGCAGGTGCGGTTCCTGCGCCCGGGCAACGCGGTCAACACGGTCGCCGCCGTCCCGTCGTCCGGCCCGCTCGGCGACCGCGCGTCGCGCGCGCTCGTCCGAGTCGTCGGCGGCGCGGCGCTGAGCATCGCCAAGACCGCCGACCGCACGCAGGTGCGGGTCGGCGACACCGTGCGCTTCCGGATCGCCGTCCGGTCGCTCGGCCCCGACCCGGCCACCGCCGTCCGGGTCTGCGACCGCCTGCCCCGCGCGCTCCACCTGCTCTCGGCGCCGGGCGGCCGCCGCGCCGGCCGGTCGACCTGCTGGTCGCTGCCGAGCCTGGCGAGCGGCGCCGCGCGGTCGTTCACCGTGCGCGTCCGGGCCGTCGCGCCGGGGCGCGCCCGCAACGTCGCGACCGCCCGCGCGACCGGCACCGCCACTGTCCGGGCGGCGCGCAGCGTCGCGATCCGCCCCGTCCCGCCGCCGTCGGGCCTCGGCTGA
- a CDS encoding molybdopterin-dependent oxidoreductase codes for MRLLPATPPPGPARPEFWRSPLRSARLTTILGLTLLVGITIVAVTGFLSHAAYQPDLGRNAQLPTGQDLQLFVIGWPTSPSWLYALTQGLHVTIGIVAVPVLLAKLWSVIPRLFAWPPVASAAQGLERLSALVLVGSTLFQFATGITNAELYYPWHFKFVAAHYYGAWVMVAAVLLHLGLKAPTIRGALTTRREVLQLDHLRAPDPAPATISRRGFFATVAGASGLLLVTTAGQSLGGAFRRVALFAPRGAGVSGPAGFPVNKTAAIARITPALVGPDWRLKLSGPDGTTAELSRAALLALPQHTYNLPIACVEGWSTTQTWSGVRLADLARHAGAPGARQVLVESLQPRGAFRQATLGHDQLHDDRALLALQVNGIDLPLDHGYPARIIVPALPGVHCTKWVGELHFS; via the coding sequence ATGAGGCTCCTCCCCGCCACGCCTCCGCCCGGCCCCGCGCGCCCCGAGTTCTGGCGCAGCCCGCTGCGCAGCGCGCGGCTGACGACGATCCTCGGCCTCACGCTCCTGGTCGGGATCACGATCGTCGCGGTCACCGGCTTCCTCTCGCACGCCGCCTACCAGCCGGACCTCGGCCGCAACGCGCAGCTGCCGACCGGGCAAGACCTGCAGCTGTTCGTGATCGGCTGGCCGACGTCGCCGAGCTGGTTGTACGCCTTGACCCAAGGCCTCCATGTCACGATCGGCATCGTCGCGGTCCCGGTCCTGCTCGCGAAGCTCTGGTCGGTGATCCCGCGCCTGTTCGCGTGGCCGCCGGTCGCGAGCGCCGCGCAGGGCCTGGAGCGCCTGTCGGCGCTGGTGCTCGTCGGCAGCACGCTGTTCCAGTTCGCCACCGGGATCACCAACGCCGAGCTCTACTACCCGTGGCACTTCAAGTTCGTGGCCGCGCACTACTACGGCGCGTGGGTGATGGTCGCCGCGGTGCTGCTGCACCTCGGCCTCAAGGCGCCGACGATCAGGGGCGCGCTGACCACGCGCCGCGAGGTCCTCCAGCTCGACCACCTCCGCGCGCCCGACCCCGCCCCCGCGACGATCAGCCGCCGCGGCTTCTTCGCGACCGTCGCCGGCGCGTCGGGGCTGCTGCTCGTCACGACCGCCGGCCAGTCGCTCGGCGGTGCCTTCCGGCGCGTCGCGCTGTTCGCGCCGCGCGGCGCGGGCGTCAGCGGGCCGGCGGGCTTCCCGGTCAACAAGACCGCGGCGATCGCGCGGATCACGCCCGCGCTCGTCGGGCCGGACTGGCGCCTGAAGCTCTCTGGCCCGGACGGCACGACCGCCGAGCTGAGCCGCGCCGCGCTGCTCGCGCTCCCGCAGCACACCTACAACTTGCCGATCGCGTGCGTCGAGGGCTGGTCGACGACGCAGACCTGGAGCGGCGTGCGGCTCGCCGACCTCGCCCGCCACGCCGGCGCGCCCGGCGCCCGGCAGGTGCTCGTCGAGTCGCTGCAGCCGCGCGGCGCGTTCCGCCAGGCGACGCTCGGCCACGACCAGCTGCACGACGACCGCGCGCTGCTCGCTCTTCAAGTCAATGGCATCGACCTGCCCCTGGACCACGGCTACCCGGCCCGGATCATCGTCCCGGCGCTGCCCGGCGTGCACTGCACGAAGTGGGTCGGGGAGCTGCACTTCTCATGA
- a CDS encoding class I SAM-dependent methyltransferase, translated as MTPPHPPTAAPDRAAPAGRLYDAALGGRASLIARAADGIAWPLDVTRWLGPAGGADLRLLTRAAGPVLDVGCGPGRHVRALVASGTEALGLDVSRAAVATARAGGAPVVHGNVFGPVPDAGRWRTALLLDGNLGIGGDPVALLRRVAALLATKGTILVEADPPGTGLARAAVRLDDGRLLSEPFPWARVGIDALAAVARAAGLGIAASWDDEGRWFAQLAP; from the coding sequence ATGACGCCGCCGCATCCGCCGACCGCCGCGCCGGACCGCGCCGCACCCGCGGGCCGGCTCTACGACGCGGCGCTCGGCGGCAGAGCATCCCTGATCGCTCGCGCTGCCGACGGGATCGCCTGGCCGCTGGACGTCACGCGCTGGCTCGGCCCGGCGGGCGGGGCCGACCTGCGGCTGCTGACGCGCGCCGCCGGACCGGTCCTCGACGTCGGCTGCGGCCCCGGCCGCCACGTGCGCGCGCTGGTGGCGAGCGGCACCGAGGCGCTCGGCCTCGACGTCTCGCGCGCGGCGGTCGCGACCGCGCGGGCCGGCGGCGCGCCGGTCGTGCACGGCAACGTCTTCGGCCCGGTCCCGGACGCCGGGCGCTGGCGGACGGCGCTGCTGCTCGACGGCAACCTCGGCATCGGCGGCGACCCCGTCGCGCTGCTGCGCCGCGTCGCCGCGCTGCTCGCGACCAAGGGCACCATCTTGGTCGAGGCCGACCCGCCCGGGACCGGCCTGGCCCGCGCCGCGGTGCGGCTCGACGACGGCCGCCTGCTGTCCGAGCCGTTCCCGTGGGCACGCGTCGGGATCGACGCGCTGGCCGCCGTCGCGCGCGCGGCCGGGCTCGGCATCGCCGCCAGCTGGGACGACGAGGGGCGCTGGTTCGCCCAGCTGGCGCCATGA
- a CDS encoding TIGR04282 family arsenosugar biosynthesis glycosyltransferase: MNGAPALIVLAKAPVAGRVKTRLCPPCTPAEAAQLAAAALADTLAAVAATPGVTRRLLVLDGVAGPWVPPGFAVLPQRGGGLDERLACAFADVGGPALLVGMDTPQVTPALLRDGLDRLARTGAVLGLAPDGGYWAIGLQRASAALFHGVPMSATDTGGAQLRRLHDQGLQVDLLPELRDVDTIADAHAVAAACPPGAAFPAALDRTLITA, encoded by the coding sequence GTGAACGGCGCCCCGGCGCTGATCGTCCTGGCCAAGGCACCGGTCGCGGGCCGCGTCAAGACGCGCCTGTGCCCGCCGTGCACGCCCGCCGAGGCCGCGCAGCTGGCCGCGGCGGCGCTCGCCGACACGCTCGCGGCGGTCGCCGCGACGCCCGGCGTCACGCGCCGCCTGCTGGTCCTCGACGGCGTGGCCGGACCGTGGGTGCCGCCCGGCTTCGCCGTCCTGCCCCAGCGCGGCGGCGGGCTCGACGAGCGCCTCGCCTGCGCGTTCGCCGACGTCGGCGGCCCTGCGCTGCTGGTCGGGATGGACACGCCGCAGGTCACCCCGGCGCTGCTCCGCGACGGCCTCGACCGCCTCGCCCGCACCGGCGCGGTCCTCGGCCTCGCCCCCGACGGCGGCTACTGGGCGATCGGCCTGCAGCGCGCGTCTGCAGCGCTCTTCCACGGCGTCCCGATGAGCGCGACGGACACCGGCGGCGCGCAGCTGCGGCGCCTGCACGACCAAGGCCTACAGGTCGATCTGCTGCCCGAGCTGCGCGACGTCGACACGATCGCCGACGCCCACGCCGTCGCCGCCGCCTGCCCGCCCGGCGCGGCGTTCCCGGCCGCCCTCGACCGCACCCTCATCACCGCATGA
- a CDS encoding metallophosphoesterase codes for MRPRTRRELLTGAAAAALLAGCGGAGSRGGAALPGSTLARTLVDPDGDGLLSAGPGVPLLDRTELAPRARAGRVLTTLAQVSDLHVRDAQSPGRVAFLDRLGPRLGSAFRWHEALTAHAVAATVAAVNTARPDAVLVTGDLVDSAQRNELEWALTLLRGGTVRTDSGAPGYQGVQQASIADPLYYRPDVDAPRHPGLLARATAPLRSPGLHAPWHAVLGNHDILVQGEVAPSTRTRAAATGDRLLVTPSQALLEELRGVTLSRAEIDRLLAAGLDGDAIRVAPDAARTQLGAADVVARLRPGHGGGAPLDYMFPAGDRLQVIVLDLVRRDAGSDGLVTPATLAALQAALAAAGDTYILVAVHQPLEGTRGGASVYDVLDADPRVVAVLAGHTHRNAIVPRRSRAGGYWLITSASIVDWPQQWRALRLVQTAGGGVALETWMADHTGRPNDESSLAGIARDLAFLDPQGGRPAGAAGTHADRNVRLHLPAGRRPRAPRRPATPRALPPAAAAGRLGAGDTV; via the coding sequence GTGAGGCCGCGCACGCGCCGCGAGCTGCTGACCGGTGCCGCCGCGGCGGCGCTGCTGGCGGGCTGCGGCGGCGCGGGCTCGCGCGGCGGCGCCGCGCTCCCGGGCTCGACGCTGGCGCGCACGCTCGTCGACCCCGACGGCGACGGCCTCCTGAGCGCCGGGCCCGGCGTCCCGCTGCTGGACCGCACCGAGCTGGCGCCGCGCGCCCGGGCCGGCCGCGTGCTGACAACGCTCGCGCAGGTCTCCGACCTGCACGTGCGCGACGCGCAGTCGCCGGGCCGCGTCGCGTTCCTGGACCGCCTCGGCCCAAGGCTGGGCTCGGCGTTCCGCTGGCACGAGGCGCTGACCGCGCACGCGGTCGCCGCGACGGTCGCCGCGGTCAACACCGCGCGGCCGGACGCGGTCCTGGTCACCGGCGACCTCGTCGACTCCGCCCAGCGCAACGAGCTGGAGTGGGCGCTGACGCTGCTGCGCGGCGGGACGGTCCGGACCGACTCCGGCGCGCCCGGCTACCAAGGCGTACAACAAGCCTCGATCGCCGACCCCCTGTACTACCGGCCCGACGTCGACGCGCCGCGCCACCCCGGCCTGCTGGCGCGCGCGACCGCGCCGCTGCGCAGCCCCGGGCTGCACGCGCCCTGGCACGCGGTGCTCGGCAACCACGACATCTTGGTCCAGGGCGAGGTCGCGCCGAGCACCCGGACGCGCGCCGCCGCGACTGGCGACCGCCTGCTCGTCACGCCGTCGCAGGCGCTGCTGGAGGAGCTGCGCGGGGTGACGCTGAGCCGCGCCGAGATCGACCGCCTGCTGGCCGCGGGCCTGGACGGCGACGCGATCCGGGTCGCGCCCGACGCCGCGCGCACGCAGCTCGGCGCGGCCGACGTCGTGGCGCGCCTGCGCCCCGGCCACGGCGGCGGCGCGCCGTTGGACTACATGTTCCCGGCGGGCGATCGCCTCCAAGTCATCGTTCTCGACCTCGTGCGGCGCGACGCCGGCTCCGACGGCCTCGTCACCCCCGCGACGCTCGCCGCGCTGCAGGCCGCGCTGGCCGCGGCGGGCGACACCTACATCCTGGTCGCCGTCCACCAGCCGCTGGAGGGCACGCGTGGCGGCGCGTCGGTCTACGACGTCCTCGACGCCGACCCGCGCGTCGTCGCGGTCCTCGCCGGCCACACGCACCGCAACGCGATCGTGCCGCGGCGCTCGCGGGCGGGCGGCTACTGGCTGATCACGAGCGCGTCGATCGTCGACTGGCCGCAGCAGTGGCGGGCGCTGCGCCTGGTGCAGACGGCCGGGGGCGGCGTCGCGCTCGAGACCTGGATGGCCGACCACACCGGCCGGCCCAACGACGAGTCCTCGCTCGCGGGCATCGCGCGCGACCTCGCGTTCCTGGACCCGCAGGGCGGCCGCCCGGCGGGCGCGGCCGGCACCCACGCCGACCGCAACGTCCGCCTGCACCTGCCCGCCGGCCGGCGCCCGCGCGCGCCGCGCCGTCCCGCGACCCCGCGCGCGCTGCCGCCCGCCGCGGCGGCCGGGCGGCTGGGCGCGGGCGACACGGTCTGA
- a CDS encoding neutral zinc metallopeptidase translates to MSGRRAASRSAPSRRRRASADGGIDARSGRGCRRCRARAGRGRGRDPRGRRRRRRARNVRDLRARHRADDADRDQRGRRPVPALPARPRREVRASDRPARRELHGHDRQGPQGLLDPIAKAQGYGAPDVRHVWPRKGQRIATACHETADQDSAFYCPADNTIYVGRRLAGEVWRNQILPAPAGYEAPPARKRGDMGLTFIVAHEYAHGLGELVGTHQYNPTNPTKNFELTADCAAGVFARHVARTVNIPPRALRVGWTTAQAVGDRAYDDPQHHGTPAERRRAFDTGFRTTQARTCSRYLTTYVPPGTGTTPAQP, encoded by the coding sequence CTGTCCGGGCGGCGCGCAGCGTCGCGATCCGCCCCGTCCCGCCGCCGTCGGGCCTCGGCTGACGGAGGGATCGATGCGCGCTCGGGTCGTGGTTGCCGTCGCTGCCGCGCTCGCGCTGGCCGCGGGCGGGGTCGTGATCCTCGCGGGCGGCGGCGACGACGGCGGGCGCGGAACGTCCGCGACCTCCGAGCCCGGCATCGCGCTGACGACGCCGACCGTGACCAACGGGGTCGGCGACCAGTTCCCGCGCTCCCTGCTCGCCCCCGACGCGAGGTCCGAGCGTCAGATCGACCGGCGCGTCGTGAGCTTCATGGGCACGATCGCCAAGGACCTCAAGGCCTACTGGACCCGATCGCCAAGGCCCAGGGCTACGGCGCCCCCGACGTCCGGCACGTCTGGCCGCGCAAGGGCCAGCGGATCGCGACCGCCTGCCACGAGACCGCCGACCAGGACTCGGCGTTCTACTGCCCGGCCGACAACACCATCTACGTCGGGCGCCGTCTGGCGGGCGAGGTCTGGCGCAACCAGATCCTCCCGGCCCCGGCGGGCTACGAGGCGCCGCCTGCCAGGAAGCGCGGTGACATGGGGCTGACGTTCATCGTCGCCCACGAGTACGCCCACGGGCTCGGCGAGCTGGTCGGCACCCACCAGTACAACCCGACCAACCCCACCAAGAACTTCGAGCTGACCGCCGACTGCGCCGCCGGGGTCTTCGCCCGCCACGTCGCGCGCACCGTCAACATCCCGCCGCGGGCGCTGAGGGTCGGTTGGACCACCGCCCAGGCCGTCGGGGACCGCGCCTACGACGACCCGCAGCACCACGGCACGCCCGCCGAGCGGCGCAGGGCGTTCGACACCGGCTTCCGGACGACGCAGGCCAGAACCTGCAGCCGCTACCTGACCACCTACGTGCCGCCGGGGACCGGCACGACGCCGGCGCAGCCCTGA
- a CDS encoding FtsX-like permease family protein yields the protein MSGSARFAVRAAGTSLRAQPGRTLLTALGIAAAGLVLGVALTVAFSLSTGFDRAADRADLPTVVARFDARDPAAVRRTVGALPNLAAASYRFERTGLRLRAPGHATGQGVLQVVPAGRRRGYAIVAGRDVRASDTGGVVIERGLARAWNVGVGDELRVGRLGAMRVVGIAVQPDNVAFPVAKTARVTASSEALLARFGARPGDAFPVDMVALWARDPARADVLISAARQSSFGLTGLRFLTRDGVRTLIGQAAGIVVALLVAFGIVAAGLAGVLLAAGAQSEVQRSLDRIGLTRALGASPRAIVATHAARGALVCAPAAALGLAAGALLARGPAGGVLSSLNELAPSWGALALLLGAVEVAAIALVAACAALPAWRAARRAPAALLRGGGDVVEGRGPGGGGRGGLVALGAQLVAARRARLASIVAVLGAATAVILLLLALASTLEALRDDPATLGKKYQLTARLPAGDADAVAALPGVTAAAQRVSIPAVSASLLGSPLTVVAYPGDHTRFEAPPLAAGRRVRGPGEAEVGVGLADALGLRVGSTLAIQPQAPHEARFRVVGIVRALQDEGRVAYVQPDRLDAAGAELSGPVVLRLARGANRARIAAGLRALGATADPVRGATGDSGALLGVLASLLRVVALSVALVCLHALVSALALTARERRGAVATLRAVGADGRALRRLLGGAAAAVALPALVVAVLLEALVLAPLVARLASGYADLPLGASAAQVAAVGAALLALAGLAAALTARRLAREPVVAGLREEA from the coding sequence ATGAGCGGCTCGGCGCGGTTCGCGGTCCGGGCGGCGGGGACGTCGCTGCGCGCGCAGCCGGGCCGGACGCTGCTGACCGCGCTCGGGATCGCGGCCGCCGGGCTCGTGCTCGGCGTCGCGCTGACCGTCGCCTTCTCGCTCTCGACCGGGTTCGACCGCGCGGCCGACCGCGCCGACCTGCCGACGGTCGTCGCCCGCTTCGACGCGCGCGACCCCGCGGCCGTGCGCCGGACCGTCGGCGCGCTGCCGAACCTCGCGGCCGCGTCCTACCGCTTCGAGCGCACGGGGCTCCGCCTGCGCGCGCCCGGCCACGCGACGGGCCAGGGCGTCCTGCAGGTCGTCCCGGCCGGACGGCGGCGCGGCTACGCGATCGTCGCGGGCCGCGACGTGCGCGCGTCCGACACCGGCGGCGTCGTGATCGAGCGCGGCCTCGCGCGCGCGTGGAACGTGGGCGTCGGCGACGAGCTGCGCGTCGGGCGCCTCGGCGCGATGCGCGTGGTCGGGATCGCCGTCCAGCCCGACAACGTCGCGTTCCCGGTCGCGAAGACCGCGCGCGTCACGGCGAGCAGCGAGGCGCTGCTGGCGCGCTTCGGCGCGCGGCCGGGCGACGCGTTCCCGGTCGACATGGTGGCCCTGTGGGCGCGCGACCCGGCGCGCGCGGACGTCCTGATCTCCGCCGCGCGGCAGTCGTCGTTCGGGCTGACCGGCCTGCGCTTCTTGACGCGCGACGGCGTCCGGACGCTGATCGGCCAGGCCGCCGGGATCGTCGTCGCGTTGTTGGTGGCCTTCGGGATCGTGGCCGCCGGGCTGGCCGGCGTCCTGCTGGCGGCGGGCGCGCAGTCCGAGGTGCAGCGGTCGCTGGACCGGATCGGGCTGACGCGCGCGCTGGGCGCCTCGCCGCGGGCGATCGTCGCGACCCACGCCGCGCGCGGCGCGCTCGTGTGCGCCCCGGCCGCGGCGCTCGGGCTGGCCGCGGGCGCGCTGCTCGCGCGCGGCCCGGCCGGCGGCGTGTTGTCGTCCTTGAACGAGCTGGCGCCGTCGTGGGGTGCGCTCGCGCTGCTGCTCGGCGCGGTCGAGGTCGCCGCGATCGCGCTGGTCGCCGCCTGCGCGGCGCTCCCGGCCTGGCGCGCGGCGCGGCGCGCGCCGGCCGCGCTGCTGCGCGGCGGCGGCGACGTCGTGGAGGGCCGCGGGCCGGGCGGCGGCGGGCGCGGCGGGCTCGTCGCGCTGGGCGCGCAGCTGGTCGCGGCGCGGCGCGCGCGGTTGGCGTCGATCGTCGCGGTCCTCGGCGCCGCGACCGCGGTGATCCTGTTGTTGTTGGCCTTGGCCTCGACGCTGGAGGCACTGCGCGACGACCCCGCGACGCTGGGCAAGAAGTACCAGCTGACCGCACGGCTGCCGGCGGGCGACGCCGACGCGGTCGCCGCGCTGCCCGGCGTGACCGCGGCGGCGCAGCGCGTCTCGATCCCGGCGGTGAGCGCGTCGCTGCTCGGCTCGCCGCTGACCGTCGTCGCCTACCCCGGCGACCACACGCGGTTCGAGGCGCCGCCGCTGGCGGCCGGGCGGCGCGTGCGCGGCCCGGGCGAGGCGGAGGTGGGTGTAGGACTGGCTGACGCGCTGGGCCTGCGGGTCGGCTCGACGCTCGCGATCCAGCCGCAGGCACCGCACGAGGCGCGCTTCCGCGTCGTCGGGATCGTCCGCGCGCTGCAGGACGAGGGCCGCGTCGCCTACGTGCAGCCGGACCGCCTGGACGCCGCGGGCGCCGAGCTCTCCGGGCCGGTCGTCCTGCGCCTGGCGCGCGGCGCGAACCGCGCGCGGATCGCCGCGGGCCTGCGCGCCCTCGGCGCGACCGCCGACCCGGTGCGCGGCGCGACCGGCGACAGCGGCGCGCTGCTCGGCGTGCTCGCGTCGCTGCTGCGCGTGGTCGCGCTCAGCGTCGCGCTCGTCTGCCTGCACGCGCTGGTCAGCGCGCTGGCGCTGACCGCGCGGGAGCGCCGCGGCGCGGTCGCGACGCTGCGCGCGGTCGGGGCCGACGGCCGCGCGCTGCGGCGCCTGCTCGGCGGGGCCGCGGCGGCGGTCGCGCTCCCGGCGCTGGTCGTCGCGGTCTTGTTGGAGGCCTTGGTCCTGGCGCCGCTCGTCGCCCGGCTCGCCTCCGGCTACGCGGACCTGCCGCTGGGCGCGTCGGCCGCGCAGGTCGCCGCGGTGGGCGCCGCGTTGCTGGCGCTCGCGGGGCTGGCCGCGGCGCTGACCGCCCGGCGCCTGGCGCGCGAGCCGGTCGTCGCGGGCCTGCGGGAGGAGGCGTGA
- a CDS encoding ABC transporter ATP-binding protein, protein MTPTRPTPDAVLRARGLVKVHGSGRAERRILDGADLDVAPGELVAIVGRSGSGKSTMLQLLGGLDRPDAGTVEVAGRWVAAPGGGPGERALSALRREAIGFVFQFFHLLPELDGAANVLLPATLPGADARRLTARGRALIEQLGLADVAALRPHQLSGGEQQRFALARALIADPPLILADEPIGNLDAAAGALVLDLLRAAAGEGRAVVMVTHQAEATARADRVLRLEDGELTAQRDGGVEVHATG, encoded by the coding sequence ATGACGCCCACCCGCCCCACCCCCGACGCGGTCCTCCGCGCGCGCGGCCTGGTCAAGGTCCACGGGTCGGGGCGCGCGGAGCGGCGGATCCTCGACGGCGCCGACCTCGACGTCGCGCCCGGGGAGCTGGTGGCGATCGTCGGCCGCTCGGGCTCGGGCAAGTCCACCATGTTGCAGCTGCTCGGCGGGTTGGACCGGCCGGACGCCGGGACCGTCGAGGTCGCCGGGCGCTGGGTCGCGGCGCCCGGCGGCGGGCCGGGCGAGCGGGCGCTGAGCGCGCTGCGGCGCGAGGCGATCGGCTTCGTCTTCCAGTTCTTCCACCTGCTGCCCGAGCTCGACGGCGCGGCCAACGTCCTGCTGCCCGCGACGCTGCCGGGCGCCGATGCACGCCGCCTCACCGCGCGCGGCCGCGCGCTGATCGAGCAGCTCGGCCTCGCCGACGTCGCCGCGCTGCGGCCCCACCAGCTCTCCGGCGGCGAGCAGCAGCGCTTCGCGCTGGCCCGCGCGCTGATCGCCGACCCGCCGCTGATCCTCGCCGACGAGCCGATCGGCAACCTCGACGCCGCCGCCGGCGCGCTCGTCCTCGACCTCCTGCGCGCGGCGGCCGGCGAGGGGCGCGCGGTCGTGATGGTCACCCACCAGGCCGAGGCGACCGCCCGCGCCGACCGCGTCCTGCGCCTGGAGGACGGCGAGCTGACCGCGCAGCGCGACGGTGGCGTCGAGGTCCACGCGACGGGATGA